DNA sequence from the Deinococcus budaensis genome:
GCACGCGGCGGAAAACGGCTCCAGTCCCCGTGCAGGGCAAACCCGTCACCCCGCAAGCGCGCGAAAACATGCAGGTGAACGTGGGGCACCTCCTGCCCCGCCGCCTCTCCATCGGCCAGAAAGAGGTTGACCCCCTCACAGGGGACGGCACCCCTCCGCAGCACGCCCAGCAGGTCGCGCCCGGTCCGCATCAGGCTCGCCGCCTCGGCGTCCGTGAGTTCCCCCAGACTCGGCGCGTGCCGCCGGGGCACGACCAGCAGGTGCCCCGGCGTGACGGGATTGAGGTCGAGAAAGGCCACGAGGAGGTCATCCTCGTACACGAGGCTCGCCTCGGCCTCGCCCCGGACGATCCGGCAAAAGACGCACGTCTGCCCCTGGCTTTCCACCCGCCCACCCTACTCCCCGGCGGCGCGGGCTGCCCAACAGAGTTCCCCTCTTCTCCGAACCGCGCGTGCTACGGTGGGCCGCATGTCTGAAGCGTCCGCCTCCCCGGTGTTTGACCGGGCCGCCATCGCGGGGGTGGGGTTGATCGGGGGCAGCGTCGCGCTGGGGCTGCGCCAGCGGCTGCTCGCCCGGCACGTGATCGGTTACGACGCCAGCGTGGAAGTGCTGCGCGAGGCCGAGGCGCTCGGGGTGGTGGACGAGGTGCAGACCAGCCCGGGCGAGTGGCTGCGCGGGTGCGATCTGGTCGTGCTGGCTGCCCCGATGAGCGCGCTGGCGCCGCTGGCCCGCGCGCTGGCGCCCTGGCTCTC
Encoded proteins:
- a CDS encoding HIT domain-containing protein encodes the protein MESQGQTCVFCRIVRGEAEASLVYEDDLLVAFLDLNPVTPGHLLVVPRRHAPSLGELTDAEAASLMRTGRDLLGVLRRGAVPCEGVNLFLADGEAAGQEVPHVHLHVFARLRGDGFALHGDWSRFPPRAELGALAARIRADLR